CGCGCCGGGAGCCGGTAGTCGGGATCAGCCCCGCCGTAACAGTCCTGCACGAAGAGGTCGCGGCCCTGCAGATAGCCTTGTAGCCGCTTGTAGAGACCGTTGAACTTGTCCTGGTCGAAAGGCCGGTTGTATTCCCCCCACCAGACCTTGCCCGCGGTGGTCGGCTCCTTGACGATGAACTTGTCGTTGGCGGAGCGCCCGGTGTGCCTGCCGGTGTCTACCAGCAGGGCGCCCATGTGCGACAGGCGGCCCTCCTTACGGGAGATGGCCTCTTCGTAGAGCGCCGAGGGGGACAGGTTCCAATAGACATTCCGGAGGCCCTGGAACCCTTGCTTTTCCAGTCCATGCTCGCTCTTGACGTCCAGGATGTCTTTCATAGCCAGTCCCTCACGACCGTCTTGGTCCCGATGCGGATCTCCTTGGGGGCCTTGGGATCTAGCGCCCATCTGATGCGGGCGACGCCCTCGGTGATGTCCTGGGCCGTGGTGCAGTAGCTCAGGCGCAGATGCCCCTCCATGCCGAACTCATTGCCCGGGACCGTGACCACCAGAGCCTTCTCCAGCAGCAGGCGCGCCAGGGCCGCCGAATCCTCGGAATAGGCCCGGAAGTCGGGCAGGCAGTAGAAGGTCCCGGCCGGCCGGGAGACCTTGAGCCCCGGGATTGAGGCCAGCTCCCGTAGCATGACGTCCCGGTTGCCCTGCAAGGCGGCGCGCAGGGCCTCCAGGTCGGTCGCCGGGCCGTTCAAAGCGCCAACGGCTGCGGCCTGCAGCAGGCCCGAGGTGCAGGAGACCGTCTGCGCCTGGATGTTGGCCAGGACCTTCACCACGGCTTGGGGGGCCACGGCCCAGCCGATGCGGAAGCCCGTCATGCCGTAGAGCTTGGAGATGCCGTTGATGGAGATGATCTTGGTGGACTCCGGGTCCCGGTCCGTGGACTTGTAGGGCGATGCCGGCACCGTGCCGTCGAAGACCAGCTTGTGGTAGATGTCGTCCGAGATGTAGGCGAGGCCGCGCTCCTCGCAGAGG
This Elusimicrobiota bacterium DNA region includes the following protein-coding sequences:
- a CDS encoding pyridoxal phosphate-dependent aminotransferase; the encoded protein is MSLSALARAIAESPTLSLNETARALREKGEAVIHLGGGEPKNKAPRSAAQACAAKLESGDVKYTPTSGVPALKQAIVRYTAENYGWTVGPGNVIVCDGAKGALFNVLFALLDPGDEVVVLAPYWVSYPEMIKMVRGVPVIVRPPEGGFIPRLQDIAAAVSPKTKAVIVNSPNNPSGAVYPEALIAGLVRLCEERGLAYISDDIYHKLVFDGTVPASPYKSTDRDPESTKIISINGISKLYGMTGFRIGWAVAPQAVVKVLANIQAQTVSCTSGLLQAAAVGALNGPATDLEALRAALQGNRDVMLRELASIPGLKVSRPAGTFYCLPDFRAYSEDSAALARLLLEKALVVTVPGNEFGMEGHLRLSYCTTAQDITEGVARIRWALDPKAPKEIRIGTKTVVRDWL